One window of the Cotesia glomerata isolate CgM1 linkage group LG10, MPM_Cglom_v2.3, whole genome shotgun sequence genome contains the following:
- the LOC123273350 gene encoding uncharacterized protein LOC123273350, giving the protein MVTLAATDTRSTVLLATCKAVIVSPDQTTTSVRLLIDPGSELTLVSTNIVKRAKLYCQAAEIPIMGVGNQRSNTTSGQTRLLLQSCNSNKQVCIRAYALPQITSRIPSVAIPDQHWPHLNTLERADPDFLQPGNMDVLIGADTLNCILEPSQIIKSHLDEPIAIHTVFGWAFLGPASSQLSDQALRSLHIVTNDQLQDSLNRFWVQEEVPEPAKPSWSLLDTQCEDHYVSTHSRNSEGRYVVRIPLSSDVSQLGDSRHTAYRCLLRLLKRLDSNELLNQRYFDFMQEYETLGHMVSVPKDDPEPQHVYYLPHHGVLREQSISTKLRVVFNGSCKTTSQVSLNDIQHTGPKTQRNIIDVLLWIRRHKYIFMTDIVKMFRRVEVHPDDWDLQRILWVNKQLDVQAYQLKTITYGTRSAPYLACRTLIQLIEDERENYSLAVDSILKGSYVDDISGGADSIEHLNLIAQQLNSMCASACLPLDKWKSNSQEFIIPSASQLIDKSTVYTFNEPLSKVLGISWSSSQDAFTFQGSTSERGAITKRAILSEVAQLFDPLGLISPVVIRAKILLQQLWLEKLSWDEPLCPDTINQWTKFREDISKLTELQVPRWVQLQSDSYSVQLHGFSDASQLAMAAVVYLRVTNQEGNSKVTLVCSKTKVAPIKRLTILRLELSAAALLSHLMRHIQSTLDIQDIPVFLWTDSSITLAWVKNNPMKWKEYVGNRVASIHQALPNANWRYTSGKLNPADCASRGLDAHQLINHPLWWSGPPWLAKSPEHWPTSIAPSPTEDLEERPGISLAAIIQPTVWDLIDLPCVDTFHKDLQKLLRITALCQRAISCFRRIPNSSVSISPISPADLEKARIFWIKTTQQAYFSSEISTINSGKQLPKSHALSRLTARLDHQGLLRVGGRLQNSLLDEESKHPLILPRQCKLSELLIADAHTRTLHGGTQLTLTYLRRQCWILGGRAPIKSFIQRCLVCARIRAVRTQQRIAPLPASRVTPSLVFETTGVDYAGSITLKTFQGRGTKTFKGWIAVFVCFSTSAIHLELVSDYSTEGFLKAFRRFTSRRGLCKTLHSDCGTNFKGADKELQRLFSKATQSSKDMHRLLANDGVDWKFNPPAAPHMGGKWEAAVKSVKRHLQRSLSDTSFTFEDFSTFLAQVEAVLNSRPLSALSDDPNDLSALTPGHFIRGAPLNAVPEPSLTSISENRLSHFQRIQERFQQFWDRWSTEFLMAHQTISKWHHQADDIKIGSLVLITDERYPPSKWPLARVVQLHPGKDGLTRVVTLKTATTALTRPIVKLALLPLVPHQEDSP; this is encoded by the coding sequence ATGGTAACTCTGGCAGCAACTGACACTAGATCAACAGTTCTTCTCGCTACTTGCAAGGCCGTCATAGTCTCTCCAGATCAAACTACAACATCAGTTCGCCTTCTCATCGACCCTGGATCTGAACTAACGCTGGTTTCAACCAATATAGTAAAAAGGGCCAAGTTATACTGTCAAGCCGCAGAGATTCCCATCATGGGTGTTGGTAACCAAAGGTCTAACACAACTAGTGGCCAGACGAGACTATTGTTACAGTCATGCAACTCTAACAAACAAGTCTGTATCCGCGCTTACGCGTTGCCTCAGATCACCTCTCGAATCCCATCAGTGGCCATTCCAGACCAACATTGGCCCCATTTAAACACATTAGAACGAGCCGATCCAGACTTTTTACAACCTGGAAATATGGACGTTCTCATTGGAGCAGATACCCTCAATTGTATTCTTGAGCCGTCTCAAATCATCAAGAGCCACTTGGATGAACCAATTGCTATTCACACAGTTTTTGGATGGGCCTTTCTAGGACCAGCTTCATCTCAGCTTAGTGATCAAGCACTACGATCCTTGCATATAGTAACAAATGACCAGCTTCAAGACTCACTCAACCGATTCTGGGTCCAAGAAGAAGTCCCAGAACCAGCAAAACCATCCTGGAGTTTACTCGACACCCAATGTGAGGATCACTATGTCAGCACGCACTCAAGAAATTCCGAAGGCCGCTATGTTGTACGCATTCCACTGTCCTCAGACGTCTCGCAACTTGGAGATTCTAGACATACAGCTTACAGATGTCTTTTAAGACTTCTTAAACGTTTAGACTCCAATGAATTACTTAACCAACGCTACTTTGACTTTATGCAGGAGTACGAGACCTTAGGACATATGGTATCCGTCCCCAAAGACGATCCTGAGCCACAACACGTTTATTATCTACCTCACCACGGAGTTCTTCGGGAACAAAGCATTTCTACGAAACTCAGAGTGGTGTTCAATGGCTCCTGCAAAACCACGTCCCAAGTATCCCTAAATGACATACAGCACACTGGTCCAAAGACACAACGAAACATTATAGACGTGTTACTTTGGATCAGACGTCACAAGTACATATTCATGACTGACATAGTGAAAATGTTTCGTCGAGTAGAGGTCCATCCAGACGACTGGGACTTGCAGCGCATTCTCTGGGTCAACAAACAGCTCGATGTTCAAGCATATCAACTGAAGACAATTACGTATGGTACTCGTTCTGCTCCGTACCTAGCTTGTAGAACGCTTATCCAACTAATAGAAGACGAACGAGAGAACTATTCATTGGCAGTAGATTCTATTTTAAAAGGTAGCTACGTAGACGACATCTCTGGTGGAGCTGATTCAATTGAACATCTCAACTTAATTGCTCAGCAACTGAACAGTATGTGTGCATCAGCATGCCTACCATTAGACAAGTGGAAAAGTAATAGTCAAGAATTCATAATCCCATCGGCATCTCAATTGATAGACAAATCAACGGTTTACACGTTCAACGAACCATTGTCTAAAGTCCTAGGCATATCGTGGTCGTCTTCTCAAGATGCGTTTACGTTTCAAGGCAGCACATCTGAACGGGGAGCAATAACAAAGAGAGCGATTCTCTCAGAGGTAGCTCAGCTCTTTGATCCATTAGGCCTAATCTCACCGGTTGTCATTCGAGCCAAGATATTGCTTCAACAGCTATGGTTGGAAAAGTTGAGCTGGGATGAGCCACTTTGCCCGGACACAATTAACCAATGGACCAAGTTTCGGGAAGATATCTCGAAACTCACTGAGTTACAAGTCCCAAGGTGGGTCCAACTTCAATCAGACTCCTATTCTGTACAATTGCACGGCTTTTCTGATGCCTCCCAGCTAGCAATGGCTGCAGTTGTCTATCTTAGAGTAACCAACCAAGAAGGGAACTCAAAAGTCACACTAGTATGCTCAAAAACTAAAGTAGCTCCAATCAAGCGGTTGACTATCCTCAGACTTGAACTGTCTGCTGCAGCCCTTCTTTCACATCTCATGAGACACATTCAATCAACTTTAGATATCCAGGACATCCCAGTTTTCTTATGGACTGACTCGTCTATAACGCTCGCATGGGTAAAAAATAATCCCATGAAATGGAAGGAATATGTTGGCAACCGAGTCGCCTCTATTCATCAAGCATTACCAAACGCCAACTGGAGATACACTTCAGGAAAACTTAATCCAGCAGACTGTGCCTCTCGAGGACTAGACGCTCATCAACTTATTAACCATCCTCTGTGGTGGTCTGGACCTCCATGGTTAGCGAAATCTCCTGAGCATTGGCCAACATCTATAGCTCCATCTCCTACTGAAGACCTAGAAGAGCGACCTGGCATCTCTCTAGCAGCTATTATCCAACCTACTGTCTGGGACCTTATTGACCTACCATGTGTAGATACTTTCCACAAGGATCTACAAAAGCTTCTACGAATAACTGCATTATGTCAACGAGCCATCTCCTGCTTCCGAAGAATTCCAAACTCAAGCGTGTCCATCTCACCGATAAGTCCAGCTGATCTAGAAAAAGCCAgaattttttggataaaaactACCCAGCAAGCATACTTTTCTTCAGAGATCAGCACCATCAATTCAGGGAAACAGTTACCAAAGTCCCATGCCCTCTCTCGACTAACAGCCAGATTAGATCATCAAGGCTTGCTAAGAGTTGGAGGTCGCTTACAAAATTCTCTACTCGATGAGGAAAGCAAACACCCACTCATACTACCTCGTCAATGCAAGCTTTCTGAACTTCTCATCGCTGACGCTCATACACGAACTCTACATGGCGGGACACAGTTGACACTAACATATCTGCGACGTCAATGCTGGATTTTGGGGGGCCGAGCTCCTATCAAGTCATTCATTCAACGCTGCCTAGTGTGTGCTCGAATTCGAGCTGTGAGAACTCAACAACGAATCGCACCCCTTCCTGCGTCTCGAGTCACTCCATCACTGGTATTTGAAACAACTGGAGTTGATTATGCTGGATCAATAACTTTAAAGACCTTCCAAGGCAGAGGAACTAAGACGTTTAAAGGATGGATAGCAGTCTTCGTGTGCTTCTCAACGTCAGCTATACATCTGGAACTTGTCTCAGACTACTCAACAGAAGGCTTCCTAAAAGCATTTCGAAGGTTTACAAGTAGACGAGGACTTTGTAAGACTCTACACAGTGATTGTGGAACAAATTTCAAGGGAGCTGATAAAGAACTCCAACGTCTATTCTCGAAAGCCACTCAAAGCTCGAAGGACATGCATCGTCTCCTAGCTAACGATGGAGTAGACTGGAAATTCAACCCACCAGCAGCTCCACACATGGGTGGAAAATGGGAAGCTGCTGTCAAGTCAGTAAAACGTCATCTCCAACGGTCCCTCTCTGACACGAGCTTCACCTTTGAAGACTTCTCAACCTTTCTCGCACAAGTGGAAGCAGTTTTAAATTCACGACCACTGAGCGCACTATCAGATGATCCAAACGACCTCTCAGCTCTCACGCCGGGTCACTTTATCAGAGGAGCCCCACTCAACGCAGTCCCGGAACCTTCTCTTACTTCCATAAGTGAAAATCGACTATCTCATTTTCAACGCATTCAAGAGAGATTCCAGCAGTTCTGGGATCGATGGTCAACAGAGTTCCTTATGGCTCATCAAACGATTTCAAAATGGCACCATCAAGCAGACGATATCAAGATTGGCTCTCTCGTATTAATAACTGACGAAAGATATCCACCGTCAAAGTGGCCTTTAGCTCGAGTAGTCCAGCTGCACCCCGGAAAAGATGGTCTCACTAGAGTTGTAACACTTAAAACTGCTACAACTGCTCTTACCAGACCAATAGTTAAGCTAGCTCTTCTCCCATTAGTACCGCATCAAGAAGAttctccataa